A genomic window from Salvia hispanica cultivar TCC Black 2014 chromosome 5, UniMelb_Shisp_WGS_1.0, whole genome shotgun sequence includes:
- the LOC125186087 gene encoding putative late blight resistance protein homolog R1A-10, with translation MKEDDELVTKLCEELSSKRILIVIDDLWSKEPLHHLQTLFPNIKGKALVTTRLREVTQWGEDDNAYKIRLLDKEESWCLLRQNVFLEGVCPPELEKAGRKIAEDCDGLPLLILKVANQLLKVDKDTKFWNLVASGKETSVFAIAHDEISEALLPSYKRLPQHLKACFLYMGVFRKSCDISVFKVNDKLIAEDFLEHIVFECLIELESESLIMIQSNALGSLIKSCRLHSVFWHLCNSEAAKNGFFHAINSYGDCFVKNMESQRRLCIRNSALLGFKDVHVSMASVASARSFLCVSPPHQYPVPVSFGLRLLRVLDALAIRQYQFPVEVVSLLQLRYLSLTYYGSLPTSISRLWKLQYLIVNRYMSTNTSSLLPMEIWDMKELRHLEIMSGHMPNPHSGDGLPKLTTLWDVSARSCTREVLEMIPNLKRLGIRIELAPDDEGDYVFDLMNNTSHLSGLETLKCVIVNPQFRSNGISPPPPMFPSSLTNLTLSGFGYPWEYMSIIGKLPIEVLKLKSYAFRGPVWEINGLYFKNLKFLLIEDTDLVHWKIKVPSFTKFECLSIRHCYKLKELPIFLNLNNKVEIIDCSPFTVNWAEQMRLKVVPYQLTTQLSWIGPKVNVAAALEE, from the exons atgaaaGAAGATGATGAGTTAGTCACAAAGTTATGTGAAGAATTATCTAGTAAGAGAATCTTGATTGTGATAGATGATTTATGGAGCAAAGAGCCCTTGCATCATTTGCAAACATTATTCCCTAACATCAAAGGAAAAGCTTTGGTGACTACTAGGTTGAGAGAAGTAACTCAATGGGGAGAAGATGATAATGCTTATAAAATTCGGTTACTAGATAAAGAAGAGAGTTGGTGTCTTCTTCGTCAAAATGTGTTTCTTGAGGGAGTGTGCCCGCCTGAGTTAGAGAAAGCCGGGCGAAAAATTGCAGAGGATTGTGATGGACTTCCACTCCTAATCCTCAAAGTAGCCAATCAATTACTCAAAGTGGATAAGGACACAAAGTTTTGGAACCTTGTAGCCTCAGGGAAAGAAACTTCTGTGTTTGCGATTGCACATGATGAAATATCCGAGGCATTACTTCCGAGCTACAAGAGATTGCCACAACATCTAAAAGCGTGCTTTCTCTACATGGGAGTTTTTCGTAAATCTTGTGACATCAGCGTATTCAAGGTCAATGATAAGTTGATTGCTGAGGATTTTCTTGAACATATTGTTTTCGAATGTTTAATCGAACTAGAGAGTGAGAGCTTGATTATGATCCAATCGAATGCCCTCGGTTCCCTCATAAAGAGTTGTCGCCTCCATTCTGTGTTTTGGCATCTATGCAACAGTGAAGCCGCGAAGAATGGGTTTTTTCACGCCATCAATAGTTATGGCGATTGTTTCGTGAAAAACATGGAGAGTCAACGCAGGTTATGCATTCGCAATAGTGCTTTGTTGGGCTTCAAGGATGTGCACGTCTCAATGGCGTCCGTTGCAAGTGCGCGTTCTTTTTTGTGTGTGAGTCCACCTCATCAATATCCGGTCCCTGTAAGTTTTGGCTTGAGGTTgcttagggttttggatgccCTAGCAATCCGCCAATACCAGTTCCCAGTTGAAGTGGTTTCGCTACTTCAACTGAGATACCTTTCCCTGACCTATTACGGTAGCCTGCCTACATCAATATCCAGACTGTGGAAGCTTCAATACTTGATTGTGAACCGGTACATGAGCACCAACACATCTTCGCTTTTGCCGATGGAAATTTGGGATATGAAGGAATTGAGGCATCTTGAGATCATGAGTGGGCATATGCCTAACCCTCATTCTGGTGATGGTTTGCCAAAGCTCACAACACTTTGGGATGTGAGTGCTCGAAGCTGCACACGAGAGGTTCTTGAAATGATCCCAAATTTGAAAAGGTTAGGAATTCGAATTGAACTAGCCCCTGATGATGAAGGTGATTATGTCTTTGATCTCATGAATAATACTTCTCACCTTTCCGGACTAGAAACACTTAAATGTGTCATTGTAAATCCTCAATTCAGATCCAATGGGATTTCTCCTCCTCCACCAATGTTCCCATCAAGCCTCACAAACTTAACCTTGAGTGGTTTTGGATATCCTTGGGAATACATGAGTATCATTGGTAAATTGCCAATTGAAGTGCTCAAATTGAAAAGTTATGCATTTCGAGGTCCAGTATGGGAGATTAATGGACTTTATTTCAAGAACctcaaatttcttttaattgaaGATACAGATTTGGTGCATTGGAAGATCAAAGTACCTAGTTTCACGAAATTTGAGTGTCTTAGCATTAGACATTGCTACAAACTGAAAGAGCTCcctattttcttaaatttgaataataaagtGGAGATAATAGATTGCAGCCCTTTCACTGTGAATTGGGCAGAGCAGATGAGGCTAAAAGTAGTGCCATACCAGTTGACAACCCAACTTTCTTGGATTGGTCCAAAAG TTAATGTTGCAGCTGCTCTGGAAGAATGA
- the LOC125186193 gene encoding putative late blight resistance protein homolog R1A-10 produces MKEDDELVTKLCEELSSKRILIVIDDLWSKEPLHHLQTVFPNIKGRALVTTRLREVTKWGEHDRVYKIRLLDKEESWCLLRQKVFLEGVCPPELEKAGRKIAEDCDGLPLLILKVAEQLLQEDKDPEFWDLVASGKETSVFANAHDEISEALLPSYKRLPQQLKACFLYMGVFRKCCDISAFKVNDKFNAEGFLEHIVFNCLFELESESLIMIQSNALGSLTKSCRLHSVFWHLCNSEAAKNGFFHAIISYNDCFVENMKSQRRLCIRTSALLGLKNVHASMASVASARSFLCMSPPHQYPVPVSFGLRLLRVLDALAIRQYQFPVEVVSLLQLRYLSLTYYGSLPTSISRLWKLQYLIVKRYISTNTSLLLPMEIWDMKELRHLEIMGGHIPNPHSGDGLPRLTTLWDVSARSCTREVLEMIPNLKRLGIRIELAPDDEGDYVFDLMNNTCHLSGLKTLKCVVVNPQFGSKTVHPPPPMFPSSLTNLTLSGFGYPWKYMSIIGKLSVEVLKLKSYAFRGPVWEINESYFKNLKYLRIEDTDLVYWKLKVPSFTQFECLSLRHCYKLKELPIILNLNNKVEIVDCSPFTENWANQMRLKVLPFKLTTQLTWIGPEVNVAADLEE; encoded by the exons atgaaaGAAGATGATGAGTTAGTCACAAAGTTATGTGAAGAATTATCTAGTAAGAGAATCTTGATTGTGATAGATGATTTATGGAGCAAAGAGCCCTTGCATCATTTGCAAACAGTGTTCCCTAACATCAAAGGCAGAGCTTTGGTGACAACTAGGTTAAGAGAAGTAACTAAATGGGGAGAACATGATCGTGTTTATAAAATTCGGTTACTAGATAAAGAAGAGAGTTGGTGTCTTCTTCGTCAAAAGGTGTTTCTTGAGGGAGTGTGCCCGCCTGAGTTAGAGAAAGCCGGGCGAAAAATTGCAGAGGATTGTGATGGTCTTCCACTCCTAATCCTCAAAGTGGCCGAGCAGTTACTCCAAGAGGATAAGGATCCGGAGTTCTGGGACCTTGTAGCCTCTGGGAAAGAAACTTCTGTGTTTGCGAACGCACATGATGAAATATCCGAGGCATTGCTTCCGAGTTACAAGAGATTACCACAACAGCTAAAAGCATGCTTTCTCTACATGGGAgtttttcgtaaatgttgtgACATAAGTGCATTCAAGGTTAATGATAAGTTCAATGCCGAGGGTTTTCTCGAACATATTGTTTTCAATTGTTTATTCGAACTAGAGAGTGAGAGCTTGATTATGATCCAATCGAATGCCCTCGGTTCCCTCACAAAAAGTTGTCGCCTCCATTCTGTGTTTTGGCATCTATGCAACAGTGAAGCCGCGAAGAATGGGTTTTTTCACGCCATCATTAGTTATAACGATTGTTTCGTGGAAAACATGAAGAGTCAACGCAGGTTATGCATTCGCACTAGTGCTTTGCTGGGCTTAAAAAATGTGCATGCCTCAATGGCGTCCGTTGCAAGTGCGCGTTCTTTTTTATGTATGAGTCCACCTCATCAATATCCGGTCCCCGTAAGTTTTGGCTTGAGGTTgcttagggttttggatgccCTAGCAATCCGCCAATACCAGTTCCCAGTTGAAGTGGTTTCGCTACTTCAACTGAGATACCTTTCCCTGACCTATTACGGTAGCCTGCCTACATCAATATCCAGACTGTGGAAGCTTCAATACTTGATTGTGAAGCGGTACATTAGCACCAACACATCTTTGCTTTTGCCGATGGAAATTTGGGATATGAAGGAATTGAGGCATCTTGAGATCATGGGTGGGCATATACCTAACCCTCATTCTGGTGATGGTTTGCCAAGGCTCACAACACTTTGGGATGTGAGTGCTCGAAGCTGCACGCGAGAGGTTCTTGAAATGATCCCAAATTTGAAAAGGTTAGGAATTCGAATTGAACTAGCCCCTGATGATGAAGGTGATTATGTCTTTGATCTCATGAATAATACTTGTCACCTTTCCGGACTAAAAACACTTAAATGTGTTGTTGTAAATCCTCAATTCGGATCGAAGACGGTTCATCCACCTCCACCAATGTTCCCATCAAGCCTCACAAACTTAACCTTGAGTGGTTTTGGATATCCTTGGAAATACATGAGTATCATTGGTAAATTGTCAGTTGAAGTGCTCAAATTGAAAAGTTATGCATTTCGAGGTCCAGTATGGGAGATTAATGAATCTTATTTCAAGAACCTCAAATATCTTCGAATTGAAGATACAGATTTGGTGTATTGGAAACTCAAAGTTCCtagttttacgcaatttgaGTGCCTTAGCCTTAGACATTGCTACAAACTGAAAGAGCTCCCTATTatcttaaatttgaataataaagtGGAAATAGTCGATTGTAGCCCTTTTACTGAGAATTGGGCAAACCAAATGAGGCTAAAGGTACTTCCATTCAAATTGACAACCCAGCTTACGTGGATAGGTCCAGAAG TTAATGTTGCAGCTGATCTCGAAGAATGA